A window from Musa acuminata AAA Group cultivar baxijiao chromosome BXJ3-10, Cavendish_Baxijiao_AAA, whole genome shotgun sequence encodes these proteins:
- the LOC135650867 gene encoding auxin-responsive protein IAA33-like codes for MSGVELHHAAPKRRWDEQGTLHPGAAPFHQRCGDVGAAAVPAQPPRRKLLSFSAMDDEAAASVVPPVTVVLEGRSICHRIYLDQHTSYESLAKALRRMFVDFDGGDGHGDGGYQELQLANAVPGYMVAYEDMEDDLLLVGDLNWKDFVRVAKRIRIIPAKAGRRKHCGGQ; via the exons ATGAGCGGGGTTGAGTTGCACCATGCAGCGCCGAAGCGTCGGTGGGACGAGCAAGGGACCCTGCACCCCGGCGCCGCTCCCTTCCATCAACGGTGCGGGGATGTCGGTGCGGCCGCAGTGCCTGCTCAGCCCCCTCGCAGGAAGCTCTTGTCTTTCTCGGCCATGGACGACGAGGCGGCTGCGTCGGTCGTCCCCCCGGTCACCGTCGTCCTCGAGGGGCGCTCCATCTGCCACCGCATCTACCTCGACCAGCACACCAGCTACGAGAGCTTGGCGAAGGCCTTGCGTCGCATGTTCGTCGATTTCGATGGGGGCGACGGACATGGAGACGGGGGATACCAGGAGCTGCAGCTGGCCAACGCAGTACCTGGCTACATGGTGGCCTACGAAGACATGGAGGACGACCTGCTCCTCGTGGGTGACCTTAACTGGAA GGATTTCGTTCGTGTAGCCAAGAGAATCCGAATAATCCCTGCAAAGGCCGGTCGTCGGAAACACTGTGGAGGGCAATAG